The Arthrobacter sp. PM3 genome contains the following window.
ACGCCGAGTTTTCCGGCAAGTTCATGGACCGCCTGGCTGGATTTGATGCCTTCAGCCGTTTGCTTCATTTCGGCGGTCACTTGCTCCAGCGTCAGTCCCTTGCCGAGCAGCCGGCCGGCGGTATGGTTCCGGGACAGCGGCGACGAACACGTGGCCACGAGATCGCCCAGTCCGGCCAGTCCGGCCATGGTCCTGGCCTCGCCGCCGAGGGCGAGGGTCAGCCGGGACGTCTCCGCCAGGCCCCGGGTGATGACCGAGGCTTTGGTGTTGTCCCCCATCTTCTTGCCTTCGCAGATTCCCACGGCCAAGGCAATCACGTTTTTGACGATCCCGCCGATTTCGACGCCGACCACATCCGTGGTGGTGTACGGGCGGAAGTAAGGTGCGGTGCAGCTGCGGGCGATCCAGCCCGCCGTCACCGGATCGGTGCAGGCCACGACCGACGCCGTCGGCTCGTCCCGCGCAATTTCCATGGCCAGGTTGGGCCCGGAGACCACGGCGACTCGGTTGGCGGGCAGGCCAAGTTCCGCACTGATGACCTCGCTCATGCGGGCGTCGGTGTGCAGTTCGAGGCCCTTCATGAGGGAGACGACGACGGCGCCGGGCGCCAGGTACTGCTTCCAGGCCTGCAGCTGGGGCCGCAGCGTCTGCGCCGGAACGGCGAGGATCACCAGTTCGGCGCCGGCCAGGACCTCGGCGACGTCCGTGGATGCGGTGATGCTGGAGGGCAGCTTAATGCCCTTCAGATACTGCTCGTTCAGGTGCAGCGCGTTGATCTGGTCCACGACTTCCGGGCGCCGGCCCCAGAGGCGGATCCGCCGTTCCACGCCGGAGGCGGCGGCGGCATCCGCGACCACCTTGGCGAACGTGGTTCCCCAGGAACCGGCCCCCAGGACGGCCACGGTGGTGGCGGAGTCGGCCGCACGGACCGTCGGCGACGTCGCGGTCGCGAGGTCCGCCGTCATGCCTTGCCGTCCGGTTCAATCCGGCCGTGCGTGGACTGGTTGTGCGCCGCCGGATCCCAGCGCTGCGCGGGCGGCTCTTCGCCGCGCAGTCCAGCCAGAAGTTCGGTGATGGCGTCCATGATGACGTTCGTGGCCTCGGTGAGGGTTGCCCTGTCCCGCGGCCGGCCCGCGAAGGCGCTCAGGTCCACGGGATCCCCGACCACCAGGCGGGAGGTCTTGCGCGGGAAGAGGTACAAACGCTTGGCGTAGCGAGGCAGGACTTCCTGGGCTCCCCAATGGGCCATGGGCACCACCGGGATACCGCTCTCCAGGGCCATCCTGGCGGCACCGGTGTGCCCCTTCATCGGCCAAAGGTTCGGGTCCCGGGTGAGGGTCCCTTCGGGATAGATGATGATCGCGCCGCCTTCGCTCACAATCTCCTTGGCGAGCTGCAGCGACCGGTTCGCACCCGCCGTCGAGCGTTCCACCGGGATCTGCTTGGTGGACCGGAGCACGGCACCCAGGACGGGCACCTTGAACAGGCCCGCCTTGGCGAGGAAGTGCGGCATCCGCTTCTGGTTGTAGAGCATGTGCCCCACCACCAGCGGGTCGATCTCGGTGCAGTGGTTGGGTACGGCGATGAAGCCTCCGGCGGGAAGCTTCTCGAGGCCTTCCCATTTCTTGCGCATCAGCAGGTTCATCACGGGCCGGACGATTCCGGCGACCACCACGAACGTGGTGTGGCTCTTGGCCGTTTCTTTCACGTGGCCCCCGCTACTTGGCCGCGGTGATGTCGAAATCGGCGCCGAGGCCCGCGAGCTTCTCGGTGAAGCGCTCGTAGCCGCGGTTGATGATGTCGATGCCGGTGACGCGGGAGGTGCCGGTGGCGGCCAGTGCTGCGATCAGGTGGCTGAAGCCGCCGCGCAGGTCCGGCACGTCAATGTCGGTGCCCTTCAGTTGCGCCGGACCGGAGATCACTGCCGAGTGCAGGAAGTTCCGCTGGCCGAAGCGGCACGGCACGCTGCCGAGGCACTCGCGGTGAACCTGGATGTTCGCGCCCATGCGGATCAGCGCGTCGGTGAAGCCGAACCGGTTCTCGTACACGGTTTCGTGGACGATCGAAACGCCCTCGGCCTGGGTCAGTGCGACGATGAGGGGCTGCTGCCAGTCCGTCATGAAGCCGGGGTGCACGTCCGTTTCGAGGACCAGCGGGTTGAGCTTGCCGCCCCGGTGGTAGAAGCGGATGCCGTCGTCGCCGATGTCCATTCCGCCGCCGACCTTGCGGTAGGTGTTCAGGAACGTCATCATGTCGCGCTGGGTGGCGCCTTCAACGAAGATGTCTCCGCGGGTCACCAGTGCGGCGGAAGCCCACGAGGCGGACTCGTTGCGGTCGGAGAGGGCTCGGTGGTTGTAGCCGCCGAGGTCCTGGACGCCCTCGATCCGGATGGTGCGGTCGGTCTGGACGCTGATGATCGCGCCCATCTTCTGCAGCACCGCGATCAGGTCCACGATTTCCGGTTCGGTGGCCGCGCCGGTGAGCTCGGTGATGCCTTCGGCGCGCGTGGCGCTCAGCAGAACCTGCTCTGTGGCTCCGACGGAGGGGTACGGCAGGGCGATCTTGGCGCCCTTGAGGCCGTTGGGCGCGGAAATGTGGATGCCCCCGGGGCGCTTCTCCACCACGGCACCGAACTGGCGCAGCACATTAAGGTGGTAGTCGATCGGCCGGTCGCCGATCTTGCAGCCGCCCAGGTCCGGGATGAAGGCCTCACCGATGGCGTGGATCAGCGGCCCGCAGAGCAGGATCGGGATGCGCGAATCGCCGGCGTGGGCATCGATCGCCGTGCTGGACGCGGTCTTGGCGCCCTTCGGGTCCAAAGTCAGGTCACCCGTTACAGGGTCCTTGTCAACCCGGACGCCGTGGAGCTGGAGCAGGCTCGTGACAACCTCAACGTCCTTGATTTCCGGAACGTTGCGCAACACCGACGGCTCATTGCCCAGGAGGGCGGCAACCATGGCCTTGGGGACAAGATTCTTTGCCCCACGTACGGTGACACGTCCAGTAAGCGGGACGCCTCCGCGGATTGTCAGAACACTACTCATATACCGGTTTCCTCACGACTACTCGCCCGCAAATCCTTAAAAAGGCTCCCGCTAAGCATAGGAGCATCCGTTACCGATCCGAAATACGGAGGGGTTCGATTGGGCCTCGGGGCGGAGTTTGGCTGGACGCATACGGTGACACGTACGGCGCCGCATGCGCGGCGCCATACGTCATGTGGTTCAGGGTATCGGTCAGGCTGGGGTCTCAGCGAGGGCTGCCGCCAATCAGGCGGGCACGCTGCCGGGGATCTCCCGCCGCTGCGCTGGCCGCCGCTGCCAGGCCGAATGCACCATCCAGCACCGCCCGGTCCGCGGAAGCGGAGGACCCGTAAGCGGCGAACTCCGCCGTGTGATGGGCTGCGCCGCCGACGTCGTAGCCAAGCAGCGGGTGGATGCTCGGCACCAACTGAGAGACGTTGCCCATGTCCGTGGAAGCCACCGGCTTGGCGTTGAAGGTGACGTCCCTCCCCCGGACGGCCATCGCCGCGCGGTAGGCCTCGGAGAGGAATCTGTCCTGCCTCAGCTCGGCATACGCATTACCCGCAGGCGTGACCTTAAGTGTGGCGGCACTGGCAAGAGCACCGGCCTCCAGGCAGCGCCGCACTTTTTCCTCGATCACCCGGAGCGTCGCGAGGTTCGGCGAGCGCATTTCAACGCTGGCCCGGGCCCGCTCAGGAATAACGTTGACGGCGCTCCCGCCTTCCGTGACGATCAGCGACACGATGGAACCCGGCGGAAGCTGCTGCCGGGCCAGGGCAAGCGCCGTTTGGGCGACCACCAGTGCGTCCAGGGCGTTGATTCCTTCGGCCGGTGCCGCTGCTGCGTGAGCGGGCCGCCCCTCGTACAGCACATCCCACATGCACATGGCCAAGGATGATCCGCCGATGACGTCCTCGGCGCCTGCATGGGCCATCATCGCCAGGGCCACGTCGTCGAAGAAGCCCTCCTCGATGAGATCCACTTTGCCGCCGCTCGTCTCCTCGGCGGGAGTGCCAAGCACCTTGATGGTGATGCCGAGGTCGTCCGCCACGGCGGCCAGTGCCAGCGCCGCCCCCACGGCACTTGCGGCGTTGACGTTGTGTCCGCAGGCATGTCCAATTGCCGGCAGGGCGTCGTATTCGACGCAGAGGGCCACCACCAGCTCACCGTTTCCGTACCGGGCACTGAAGGCGGTCGGAAATGCAGGCTGGGGGCCGTCAAAGCTGAAGCCGGCGCCCCGCAACAGCACGGCAACCCGTTTGGCGGCCCGGAACTCTTCGCCGCTGAGCTCCGGATCGGCGTGGATTGCATGGCTCAGACGAAGAATCTTGGGCTGCCAGTGCCCCAATGCCGCGGCGATTCGGCCGTGGATCCCCGACACGGAGGCAGTGGAGGAAGGGGCAAGGCCTGCCGGCGTCAGCGTCGCCGGGTTCACGGAAGGACCTCCGCTGACTGGCGCTTCGGGTAGCGTGCGGAGGCTGCCGCCGCGATCAGTGCAGCCAGTGCGAGCGCTCCCCAGATGGATACGAGGCCACCCTCAGTGATGCGTCCGGACTCCGCCGACGACGACGAGAGGAGCTTGACGACGGCGGCGCCCACCGCAATGCCGACCGACAGGGCCAACTCGTTGAGTCCTGCCGCCGTCGAGGTTTCCTCCAGTGCCACACCCTCGACGGACAGCGAGCGGGTTCCCGCCTGGTACATGCCGAGGCTCAGGTTGAACATGGCGAACCCGACACAGTACCCGGCCAGGGAGGCGTGCGCAGCGATCATCGCCACGAAACCACCGGCGAGCAGCAGTCCGGCGAAGACCAGCGTGGCACGCTCGCCGAACACCTTGAGCGCCCGCGCGGTCAACATCGACGACATGAAAGAGAGCACGGATGCGGCGGCAAGGACGATGGCGATCATGAGTGGGCTGAGGGAGAATCCATAGCCGGTCTTGTCGGGGTTGGCGTGCAGGAAGATGCCGTTGGTGCCGAAGTAGCTGATGGACGCGAAGCCGAAGAAGAAGGTGGCAAGGGAGACTGCGCGGATACGCGGGTTTGCAAGCATGCGCAGATCCACGAACTTTTTGCCGTGCTCAGGGCCCCTGGCGTCCATCCGGGCCCAGAAGGCCAGCAGCGCCAGTCCCACCAGACCGGAGCCGAGCGTCCGAGCATCGAGCCAGCCCCAGTCCGGCCCCATCGAAAGGGCGACTACGAAGCCGATCAGACCGCCGGAACAAGCCAGCAGGGGCGCCAGGGCAATGCCCTCCCTGGTGGGGGCTCCGGCGTCGGGCAACAGGAAAGAACACACCAGGGCCGCGACGGCGAACGGAACCGCTACCCAGAACCCGAGAGTGGGGTCGCTTACGCCCACAATCCCCGCCAGCAGCCCGCCGGCACCCACCATCATCATGAGCATGCCTATCATCATGCTGACTCCGGTGCGGGTGTGCGCTGGGCTGCTGACCCGCAGGATTCCCATCATGAGCGGGATGAAGCCCACGACGCAGGTGAGCAGCACGACGCCCACGGTCACGGTCACCAGGGACGGCCAAAGTGCCATCATGAGCACTCCCGCTGCGACCACCGCCGTTGACCAGCGGAGCACCAGCCGGTAGCCGTAACTGTCTCCGAGCCGGGAGATGATGGGTGTGAGCACGGCGAAACTGACGTTGGAGATCAGGAAGATGCCGTTGATGGTCGGATCATCGATCGACAAGACGGGCCCGAGGGCGGGCAGGATGGGGTTCAAGTACCCCTGGGTGACGCCACTGAGCGATTCGATCACGGTCATCGCCACGAGCATGCCGGCGATCGTTCGGCGGGTGATCGCCGCCGTCGCCGGTTGGATTGTCTTGCTTGTCATATTGCTTCCTTGGGATTCGGGACACCTGACTGGGAGTGATGCGAGTCACAACGTTAGCCTCGGCGCCATCCGCCGCCTCGACATTGCTCTAAATCCACAATGCATCGGAAAATTTGAAAGAATCAGCCATGATCTCTGAATTAGATCTCGAAATCGTAAATGCCCTGCAGATCAACCCGAGGGCCGACTGGGCCCGCGTCGGGGACGTGCTCGGCCTCTCCGGCCCCACCGTTTCCCGACGCTGGAACGCCCTCGCTGAACAGGGACTCGCGTGGATCACCCCGTCTCCAGGGCCTCGCTACCTCAGTGCAGGCTGGTCGGCCTTCATCTTTCTGTCCTCGGTGCCGGGCGAGCACGAGGCCCTCATTCAGCGTCTTCGTGCGGAACCGGCCTTCGGGACGGTATCCCTGGTCTCAGGAGCCCACGACATGTTCGTGGACTGCTTCGCATCAAGCCATGAGGAACTTATGGCGATCGTCACGGGCGCTTTCGCGGACCTGCCGGGTGTGACGCGCAGGGAGGTTGTTTTCGTTACACAGCTCTACCGCCAGGCCTCGGAGTGGCGCAGCGGAACCCTGGAACCGGCGCGGGCGCGGCTCATGGCGAAGGAGTCCACTCCTCCAACGCCCGCATACGCCCCCGACCGGCTGGACGCCACCCTACTGGAGGGGCTCGCCCGCGATGGGCGGGCCAGTTGGGCAGAGCTCGGCGCGGCCGCCGGCGTGTCGCCGCAGACGGCCCGACGCCGGGTGGAACGGTTTCTGGCGTCCGGCTACATAACGATGAGGTGCGATACTTCCGTCGCCGGCCAGCAGGCCCTGCGGGAGGTGAGCCTGAGTCTCAACGTTCCTGCGACCCATGTGGACTCCATCGGCCGCTACTTCGCCGGACTGCCAAGTTGCCGCTTGAGCGCACAGGTTCTAGGTACCCAGAACCTCTTGGTGACGCTGTGGGTCCGCGACTACCTGGAAGTCCAGGGGCACGAGCGGGAGCTGGCAGCCCGGGCGCCGGGAAGCACGGTCATCACCCGGCAGGCGGTGGTGCGCACCTACAAACGGCTCGGACATCTGTTGGATGAGTCAGGGCGCAGCCAGGGTGTTGTCCCCCTGCCCCTGTGGCGGGAGGACCCGGCGCACGCCTTGCGTCGCCCCGATGATTCCTGAAGCGGCGCAGGAATACGGACGCAATGTCGCGGACCGGATGTGAGCCTTGCTGCAATTATCGCGTCGGCGGCTGCGGATTGTGCGTCGGAAGGTCAGTCCGAGCACGGCGCCCGGAAGAACAAGATTCACCACGAAATCCATATCCTCCGCCCCCGGTCCAAGGTCATCCGCGCAGATCGCCCTGGCCCGGCGCGAATCCCCCGCCAAAGGCGGCCGCCTCCTCGGCCTGGCCCAAGCCCTCGTGACCGAAATGCCGCACACCCTCATAGCCCTGGAAACCGGGACCTTGAACGAATGGCGCGCCACCCTCCTGGTCCGCGAAACCGCCTGCCTGACCACCGCCGACCGGACCGCCGTCGACAAAGAGCTCGCCCCGGACACCGGCCCGCCTGCCCGGCTACGGCACCATCCCCGCCCACACCGCCCGACACCTCATCCACCCACCACCCGACGGCCCCGAACCTGAGACCGGGACTGCGGCCCATAGCGTTTAGCTCCGCAGACTGTAGACCCACCCCGGCACCGGAGAACTCATCGGCATGGACTCCCGCGCACGGATCTTCCCGCCCGGGCTCCGGCGCTTCATCCAGGCCCGGGACGACACGTGCCGCACCCCGTACCGCGACGCACCCATTCGGCACCTGGACCACATCGTCTCCCACCACGGCGGCGGGCCCACGACCGCCACCAACGGCGCCGGACTTTGCGAAGCCTGCAACCACACCAAAGAAACCCCCGGCTGGACCGCCCAACCAATCGCCGCAAACCCCGGCCCAGGAAAGCGACACACCTTCCAGCTCACCACCCCCACCGGCCACACCTACCACTCCACCGCACCACCCCTGCCAGGGACGAGGATGTGGGGTCAGGGCCTTCCGCGGGATCGGGGCATTCCGGGGGGCCGGGGCATCCCGCAGCGTCCGGGAATCCCGCGACGTCCCGTCAGCGCCACGACCTCCGGCACCTCGCCAAACTGCAGAACCGGGGATGCCAAGGCGGCATAATAAAGCCCGTCGGCGTCCGAACCTCCGAACGTTCGCACGACTGCTCATCCGGCGTTGCACCGACGGCTGGACGCGTGTCGCCAACCGAGTACCGCCAAACACAAGTGCCGCCGTCGAGTTCGGTGACTCGGCGGCCGCACTGGCCAGGCAATTGAAGGGACTGCGGCTCTTAGGACGTCCGGGCCGGCAGCGTCTTGGGCTTGAAGGACGGCCTGGTGGCTTCGTAGGCCGTGATGTCCTCTTCGTGCTGGAGCGTCAGTCCGATATCGTCCAGGCCTTCCAGCAGGCGCCAGCGCGTGTAGTCGTCGATTTCGAACGGCGCCACGATGTTGCCGCACTGCACCGTTTTGGAGACCAGATCAACCGTGACCTCGGTGCCGGGGGCGTTCTCAAGCTCCTTCCAGATGAGCTCGATATCGTCCTGGGCAACCTGCGCGGCGAGCAGGCCCTGCTTGCCGGAGTTGCCGCGGAAGATATCCGCGAAGCGGGAGGAAAGCACGGTCTTGAAGCCGTAGTCCTTCAGCGCCCAGACGGCGTGCTCGCGGGAGGAGCCGGTGCCGAAATCGGGGCCGGCCACCAGGACGGAGCCTGCATTGAAGGGCGCCTGGTTCAGGATGAAGGACGGGTCCTTGCGCCACGCGGCGAAGAGGGCGTCCTCGAAGCCGCTGCGGGTGATGCGCTTGAGGTAGACGGCGGGGATGATCTGGTCCGTGTCCACGTTGCTCTGGCGCAGCGGGACGCCGACGCCAGTGTGGGTGGTGAATTTTTCCATGGGGATCCTCCTAGACTGCGGTTCCGGTGAGCGTTCCGGCCGATGCCGGCTCAAGGTCCGACGGCGAGCTCAGCGTGCCGCGCACCGCCGTCGCGGCTGCGACGACCGGCGAGACGAGGTGGGTGCGTCCGCCCTTGCCCTGGCGGCCCTCGAAGTTGCGGTTTGAGGTGGAAGCGCAACGCTCCCCCGGCTCCAGCTGGTCCGGGTTCATGCCCAGGCACATGGAGCAGCCGGCAAAGCGCCATTCCGCACCGAAGTCCTTGAAGACCTTGTCCAGCCCCTCGGCTTCAGCCTCGAGCCGGACGCGGGCGGAACCGGGCACCACCAGCATGCGCACGTTCGGGTCCTTCTCCCGGCCCCGGATGATGTCCGCGGCGGTCCGGAGGTCCTCGATCCTGGAGTTGGTGCAGGAGCCCAGGAACACGGTATCCACCCGGATGTCCTTCATCGGCGTGCCGGCCTCGAGACCCATGTACTGCAGGGCGCGCTCGGCGGCGGCCTTGGCGTTTTCGTCGCCGAAGTCGTTGGGCGAGGGCACCTTGGCGGACAGGGACACACCCTGGCCCGGGTTGGTCCCCCACGTCACGAACGGTTCCAGGGTGTCGGCGTCGAGGTCCACCTCGACGTCGAACACGGCACCGTCGTCGGTGCGCAGCGTGTTCCAGTATTCGACGGCGGCGTCCCAGTCGGCGCCCTCGGGCGCATGCGGGCGGCCATACATGTAGTCGTAGGTGGTCTGGTCCGGCGCCACCATGCCGGCGCGGGCACCGGCCTCGATGGACATGTTGCAGATGGTCATCCGGGCTTCCATGGACAGGGCGCGGATGGCGGAGCCACGGTACTCCAGCACGTAGCCCTGGCCGCCGCCGGTGCCGATCTTTGCGATCACGGCGAGGATGATGTCCTTGGCGGTCACGCCGGGGCGCAGCGTGCCCTCGACGTTGATGGCCATGGTTTTGAACGGCTTCAGGGACAGCGTCTGGGTGGCCATGACGTGCTCCACCTCGGAGGTGCCGATACCCATGGCGAGCGCCCCGAACGCGCCGTGCGTGGAGGTGTGCGAGTCGCCGCAGACCACGGTCATGCCCGGCTGCGTGAGGCCCAGCTGCGGGCCCACCACGTGCACGATGCCCTGCTCGGCGTCACCGAGCGAGTGCAGGCGGACGCCGAACTCCGCGCAGTTGTTGCGCAGGGTCTGGATCTGGGTCCGGCTGGTGAGGTCCGCGATTGGCTTATCGATGTCCAGCGTGGGAGTGTTGTGGTCCTCGGTGGCGATGGTGAGGTCGGGCCGGCGCAGTTTACGCCCGGCCAGGCGCAGCCCTTCAAAGGCCTGCGGCGACGTGACCTCATGCACCAGGTGGAGGTCGATGAAAAGAAGGTCCGGCTGGGCATTGTTTCCTTCGCCGTCACCCTTGCGCACCACGTGCGCGTCCCAGACCTTCTCGGCCAGTGTCTTTGCC
Protein-coding sequences here:
- a CDS encoding MFS transporter; this encodes MTSKTIQPATAAITRRTIAGMLVAMTVIESLSGVTQGYLNPILPALGPVLSIDDPTINGIFLISNVSFAVLTPIISRLGDSYGYRLVLRWSTAVVAAGVLMMALWPSLVTVTVGVVLLTCVVGFIPLMMGILRVSSPAHTRTGVSMMIGMLMMMVGAGGLLAGIVGVSDPTLGFWVAVPFAVAALVCSFLLPDAGAPTREGIALAPLLACSGGLIGFVVALSMGPDWGWLDARTLGSGLVGLALLAFWARMDARGPEHGKKFVDLRMLANPRIRAVSLATFFFGFASISYFGTNGIFLHANPDKTGYGFSLSPLMIAIVLAAASVLSFMSSMLTARALKVFGERATLVFAGLLLAGGFVAMIAAHASLAGYCVGFAMFNLSLGMYQAGTRSLSVEGVALEETSTAAGLNELALSVGIAVGAAVVKLLSSSSAESGRITEGGLVSIWGALALAALIAAAASARYPKRQSAEVLP
- a CDS encoding NAD(P)H-dependent glycerol-3-phosphate dehydrogenase, with the protein product MTADLATATSPTVRAADSATTVAVLGAGSWGTTFAKVVADAAAASGVERRIRLWGRRPEVVDQINALHLNEQYLKGIKLPSSITASTDVAEVLAGAELVILAVPAQTLRPQLQAWKQYLAPGAVVVSLMKGLELHTDARMSEVISAELGLPANRVAVVSGPNLAMEIARDEPTASVVACTDPVTAGWIARSCTAPYFRPYTTTDVVGVEIGGIVKNVIALAVGICEGKKMGDNTKASVITRGLAETSRLTLALGGEARTMAGLAGLGDLVATCSSPLSRNHTAGRLLGKGLTLEQVTAEMKQTAEGIKSSQAVHELAGKLGVEMPITAAVVAVLAGKLSVDELGPLLLSRDLKPEGDY
- the murA gene encoding UDP-N-acetylglucosamine 1-carboxyvinyltransferase, which gives rise to MSSVLTIRGGVPLTGRVTVRGAKNLVPKAMVAALLGNEPSVLRNVPEIKDVEVVTSLLQLHGVRVDKDPVTGDLTLDPKGAKTASSTAIDAHAGDSRIPILLCGPLIHAIGEAFIPDLGGCKIGDRPIDYHLNVLRQFGAVVEKRPGGIHISAPNGLKGAKIALPYPSVGATEQVLLSATRAEGITELTGAATEPEIVDLIAVLQKMGAIISVQTDRTIRIEGVQDLGGYNHRALSDRNESASWASAALVTRGDIFVEGATQRDMMTFLNTYRKVGGGMDIGDDGIRFYHRGGKLNPLVLETDVHPGFMTDWQQPLIVALTQAEGVSIVHETVYENRFGFTDALIRMGANIQVHRECLGSVPCRFGQRNFLHSAVISGPAQLKGTDIDVPDLRGGFSHLIAALAATGTSRVTGIDIINRGYERFTEKLAGLGADFDITAAK
- a CDS encoding 1-acyl-sn-glycerol-3-phosphate acyltransferase, with the translated sequence MKETAKSHTTFVVVAGIVRPVMNLLMRKKWEGLEKLPAGGFIAVPNHCTEIDPLVVGHMLYNQKRMPHFLAKAGLFKVPVLGAVLRSTKQIPVERSTAGANRSLQLAKEIVSEGGAIIIYPEGTLTRDPNLWPMKGHTGAARMALESGIPVVPMAHWGAQEVLPRYAKRLYLFPRKTSRLVVGDPVDLSAFAGRPRDRATLTEATNVIMDAITELLAGLRGEEPPAQRWDPAAHNQSTHGRIEPDGKA
- the leuC gene encoding 3-isopropylmalate dehydratase large subunit, producing MAKTLAEKVWDAHVVRKGDGEGNNAQPDLLFIDLHLVHEVTSPQAFEGLRLAGRKLRRPDLTIATEDHNTPTLDIDKPIADLTSRTQIQTLRNNCAEFGVRLHSLGDAEQGIVHVVGPQLGLTQPGMTVVCGDSHTSTHGAFGALAMGIGTSEVEHVMATQTLSLKPFKTMAINVEGTLRPGVTAKDIILAVIAKIGTGGGQGYVLEYRGSAIRALSMEARMTICNMSIEAGARAGMVAPDQTTYDYMYGRPHAPEGADWDAAVEYWNTLRTDDGAVFDVEVDLDADTLEPFVTWGTNPGQGVSLSAKVPSPNDFGDENAKAAAERALQYMGLEAGTPMKDIRVDTVFLGSCTNSRIEDLRTAADIIRGREKDPNVRMLVVPGSARVRLEAEAEGLDKVFKDFGAEWRFAGCSMCLGMNPDQLEPGERCASTSNRNFEGRQGKGGRTHLVSPVVAAATAVRGTLSSPSDLEPASAGTLTGTAV
- the leuD gene encoding 3-isopropylmalate dehydratase small subunit, with amino-acid sequence MEKFTTHTGVGVPLRQSNVDTDQIIPAVYLKRITRSGFEDALFAAWRKDPSFILNQAPFNAGSVLVAGPDFGTGSSREHAVWALKDYGFKTVLSSRFADIFRGNSGKQGLLAAQVAQDDIELIWKELENAPGTEVTVDLVSKTVQCGNIVAPFEIDDYTRWRLLEGLDDIGLTLQHEEDITAYEATRPSFKPKTLPARTS
- a CDS encoding Lrp/AsnC family transcriptional regulator produces the protein MISELDLEIVNALQINPRADWARVGDVLGLSGPTVSRRWNALAEQGLAWITPSPGPRYLSAGWSAFIFLSSVPGEHEALIQRLRAEPAFGTVSLVSGAHDMFVDCFASSHEELMAIVTGAFADLPGVTRREVVFVTQLYRQASEWRSGTLEPARARLMAKESTPPTPAYAPDRLDATLLEGLARDGRASWAELGAAAGVSPQTARRRVERFLASGYITMRCDTSVAGQQALREVSLSLNVPATHVDSIGRYFAGLPSCRLSAQVLGTQNLLVTLWVRDYLEVQGHERELAARAPGSTVITRQAVVRTYKRLGHLLDESGRSQGVVPLPLWREDPAHALRRPDDS
- a CDS encoding amidohydrolase: MNPATLTPAGLAPSSTASVSGIHGRIAAALGHWQPKILRLSHAIHADPELSGEEFRAAKRVAVLLRGAGFSFDGPQPAFPTAFSARYGNGELVVALCVEYDALPAIGHACGHNVNAASAVGAALALAAVADDLGITIKVLGTPAEETSGGKVDLIEEGFFDDVALAMMAHAGAEDVIGGSSLAMCMWDVLYEGRPAHAAAAPAEGINALDALVVAQTALALARQQLPPGSIVSLIVTEGGSAVNVIPERARASVEMRSPNLATLRVIEEKVRRCLEAGALASAATLKVTPAGNAYAELRQDRFLSEAYRAAMAVRGRDVTFNAKPVASTDMGNVSQLVPSIHPLLGYDVGGAAHHTAEFAAYGSSASADRAVLDGAFGLAAAASAAAGDPRQRARLIGGSPR